One genomic segment of Spirochaetota bacterium includes these proteins:
- the yidD gene encoding membrane protein insertion efficiency factor YidD — protein sequence MYGGPQAAGYLLIRFFQVVISPQDGPNCRFHPVCSVYAAAAVERFGLLAGSVLAGDRVLRCNPYTPPGEDPLPLEILGR from the coding sequence GTGTACGGCGGCCCGCAGGCGGCAGGGTATCTGCTCATCCGTTTTTTCCAGGTGGTGATCTCCCCCCAGGACGGTCCAAACTGCCGGTTCCACCCTGTATGCAGCGTCTATGCCGCGGCGGCCGTCGAGCGTTTCGGCCTCCTGGCGGGCTCCGTCCTCGCCGGCGACCGGGTGCTGCGTTGCAATCCATATACACCGCCCGGCGAAGATCCGCTCCCCCTGGAAATCCTGGGGAGATAA
- a CDS encoding MBL fold metallo-hydrolase, whose product MIIEQIEVTWMSVFCYLLCDEETREAALIDPAGDFEHIFETVSRHGALVRYVINTHGHWDHTSGNARAIKKTGALLLVHEADAEHSRSIPNRILSLAPGGGVSPRPVRLLHGGEAIPLGCRELHVIHTPGHTPGSICILADGNLFTGDTLFTEGMGRTDMPGGSHKDLMNSIVNVILRLPDTTKIWPGHNYGRFPVSTVKEQKRYYT is encoded by the coding sequence GTGATCATAGAGCAGATCGAAGTTACATGGATGTCGGTTTTCTGCTATCTCCTCTGCGACGAGGAGACTCGGGAGGCCGCGCTTATCGATCCTGCCGGCGATTTCGAGCACATCTTCGAAACCGTCTCGCGACACGGCGCCCTGGTGCGGTATGTCATCAACACGCACGGCCACTGGGACCACACTTCGGGCAACGCGCGAGCGATTAAAAAAACCGGCGCGCTGCTCCTCGTCCACGAGGCCGACGCCGAACACTCCCGGAGCATCCCGAACAGGATACTGTCACTTGCGCCGGGCGGCGGGGTTTCTCCCAGGCCAGTCCGCCTGCTCCACGGGGGGGAGGCCATACCGCTCGGATGCCGGGAGCTTCATGTCATTCATACGCCGGGACACACCCCCGGAAGCATCTGCATTCTTGCCGACGGCAACCTGTTCACCGGGGACACGCTCTTCACCGAGGGCATGGGGCGGACCGATATGCCCGGCGGGTCCCATAAAGACCTCATGAACTCCATCGTGAACGTCATCCTTCGCCTGCCCGACACCACTAAAATCTGGCCGGGGCATAATTACGGCAGGTTCCCGGTTTCCACCGTTAAGGAACAGAAACGGTATTATACCTGA
- a CDS encoding SpoIIE family protein phosphatase has protein sequence MGNEAFIDRFMRSLDSLRGVLSIGCLDLIVKEDGGYVSKSKKLFDESFPTVAFARMIDTGVLETAKSSPVFDLKLSGPGGDVFCSLFPLSGEGGDGYIVIQGDSQLDQVGKAVGAFMAGLLAGQPDDSKGRPDTAGGKYRDGLLGMREIQAKLFPRFAGVDGLDIASVYLPVELMSGDFIDAFYLDENLYQITGCDVTGYDAASSYAGAAMRTLIKSLSSKKIVPSALIELTVSKLDRILEELHSLVYMTIFQIEPKTGKARLSSLGRLNTILYKAQKKGFIVLNKTSIGYDLAKRNVFKDISFVIEPGDILLFYSNGVSEVASENGKMAYGESRIVECLNENLGETSMDIVHALTESLSGFANHSGFDYDVLIISIKKT, from the coding sequence ATGGGTAACGAAGCATTCATCGACCGGTTCATGCGTTCCCTGGATTCACTGCGCGGCGTACTTTCCATCGGCTGTCTCGACCTGATAGTGAAGGAAGATGGCGGCTATGTGTCAAAGTCCAAAAAGCTCTTTGATGAATCATTTCCGACCGTCGCTTTCGCGCGGATGATCGATACAGGGGTTCTCGAAACGGCGAAAAGCTCGCCGGTCTTCGATTTGAAGCTCTCCGGCCCGGGGGGTGATGTTTTCTGCTCGCTGTTCCCGCTTTCCGGGGAGGGCGGTGACGGATATATCGTTATACAGGGAGACTCGCAGCTTGACCAGGTCGGGAAAGCCGTCGGGGCCTTTATGGCGGGCCTGCTTGCGGGGCAACCGGATGATTCAAAGGGACGTCCCGATACCGCGGGCGGAAAATACAGGGACGGCCTGCTCGGCATGCGTGAAATTCAGGCGAAGCTCTTTCCACGCTTCGCCGGAGTGGATGGCCTCGACATCGCCTCGGTCTATCTGCCCGTGGAGCTCATGTCGGGGGACTTTATCGACGCCTTCTATCTCGACGAAAACCTCTATCAGATCACGGGCTGCGATGTGACGGGATATGACGCCGCTTCCTCGTACGCGGGGGCCGCGATGCGAACGCTCATCAAGTCGCTCTCATCGAAGAAGATCGTTCCGTCGGCACTTATAGAGCTGACCGTATCAAAGCTCGACCGGATTCTGGAAGAGCTGCATTCCCTCGTCTACATGACCATTTTCCAGATAGAGCCGAAGACCGGGAAGGCACGGCTCTCATCCCTGGGCAGACTGAACACCATTCTGTATAAGGCGCAGAAGAAGGGTTTTATCGTCCTGAACAAGACGTCGATAGGATACGATCTCGCTAAAAGGAACGTTTTCAAGGATATTTCGTTCGTTATCGAGCCTGGCGATATCCTGCTCTTTTATTCCAACGGCGTTTCAGAGGTCGCATCGGAAAACGGTAAAATGGCCTACGGTGAGAGCAGGATAGTGGAATGCCTGAATGAAAACCTCGGGGAGACATCGATGGATATCGTCCATGCGCTGACCGAGTCACTGTCGGGATTCGCCAATCACTCCGGCTTCGATTACGATGTTCTGATTATCAGTATAAAGAAAACTTGA
- the asd gene encoding archaetidylserine decarboxylase (Phosphatidylserine decarboxylase is synthesized as a single chain precursor. Generation of the pyruvoyl active site from a Ser is coupled to cleavage of a Gly-Ser bond between the larger (beta) and smaller (alpha chains). It is an integral membrane protein.), with protein MKAFAIFLFRIIPTGLLSRCFGYAARLALPSVILVRIIVWYSAKFGVRTDEMVCPDGGFRCLEDFFTRRLKPGVHVVDRGKKSIVSPVDARIDHFGAIEGATVFQAKGVGYRLGDLIPSDYHKNFINGSFITLYLSPGDYHRIHSPVGGEVAGYFALPGKLLTVQEYMVRGLPGLFAKNERLISYIQSDAGIVAVVKVGAMNVGRITVTYDGVETNRAFSRRVERFYPSGKRPLIDKGGELGAFHLGSTIVLLFQKDSIKMDAFAAGDRVRVGERIAVFR; from the coding sequence ATGAAGGCTTTTGCGATATTTCTTTTCAGGATCATCCCTACGGGGCTGCTTTCACGCTGTTTCGGTTACGCGGCGAGGCTTGCGCTACCATCCGTAATCCTGGTCCGGATAATTGTATGGTACTCGGCGAAATTCGGTGTTCGTACCGATGAGATGGTCTGTCCCGACGGCGGTTTCAGATGTCTCGAGGATTTTTTCACCAGGCGGCTCAAGCCGGGTGTGCATGTTGTTGACCGCGGGAAAAAATCGATCGTATCCCCGGTCGACGCGCGGATCGACCATTTTGGCGCGATAGAGGGCGCAACGGTGTTCCAGGCCAAGGGCGTAGGCTACCGGCTCGGCGATCTCATCCCATCAGATTACCACAAGAATTTCATCAATGGCTCGTTTATCACACTTTACCTGTCCCCGGGCGACTACCACCGCATCCATTCGCCGGTGGGCGGCGAGGTGGCGGGATACTTCGCGCTGCCGGGAAAACTGCTTACGGTGCAGGAATACATGGTGCGCGGCCTGCCGGGTCTGTTCGCGAAGAACGAACGCCTGATCAGCTATATCCAGAGCGACGCCGGCATTGTGGCGGTCGTCAAGGTGGGGGCCATGAATGTCGGTCGTATCACCGTGACATACGATGGCGTTGAAACAAACCGGGCCTTCAGTCGCAGGGTGGAGCGCTTCTATCCGTCGGGGAAACGTCCGCTGATTGATAAAGGCGGTGAGCTGGGCGCTTTCCATCTCGGTTCAACCATCGTGCTGCTTTTCCAGAAGGACTCGATTAAAATGGATGCGTTCGCGGCTGGTGACCGGGTCCGGGTGGGAGAGCGGATCGCCGTGTTCCGGTAA
- a CDS encoding cytidylate kinase-like family protein, producing the protein MATMRTSSITTHINSQIATWQKQREKVDHAPRKAVPVRPSGPFVTVSREYGCGGFDVAEKTAEIINKERRPSPLWVAYDRAILDAMMQDLGLSSSLLETLTSPARKQIDNFLQTALSELPPQVVVYRSLAETVRTLATNGNVIIVGRAGRAITRGMERGYHVRIVAPLEWRVERIAGLSGLTRKEAEKMILEKGRSREDFLRRFVKFKSGDPSDYHLVVNNAEHGMDGAARMIVAGLSTMGCLD; encoded by the coding sequence ATGGCCACCATGAGAACCTCATCGATAACGACGCATATCAATTCGCAGATTGCGACCTGGCAGAAACAGCGGGAGAAGGTCGACCACGCCCCGAGGAAGGCCGTTCCGGTTCGGCCTTCGGGCCCGTTCGTAACCGTTTCGAGGGAATACGGGTGCGGCGGCTTTGATGTCGCCGAAAAGACGGCGGAGATAATCAATAAGGAGCGCCGGCCATCTCCGCTGTGGGTTGCTTATGACAGGGCAATCCTGGACGCGATGATGCAAGACCTTGGACTTAGCTCGAGCCTTCTCGAAACGCTCACTTCGCCGGCGCGCAAACAGATCGATAATTTTCTTCAAACGGCGCTCAGCGAGCTGCCACCGCAGGTGGTGGTGTACCGGAGTCTTGCCGAAACGGTACGTACGCTGGCGACCAACGGAAACGTCATCATCGTTGGAAGGGCGGGCCGAGCGATAACCCGGGGAATGGAGCGGGGATACCATGTACGGATAGTGGCCCCGCTCGAGTGGAGGGTCGAACGCATCGCCGGTCTTAGCGGCCTCACCCGCAAGGAAGCGGAAAAGATGATCCTCGAAAAAGGGCGCAGTCGCGAGGATTTCCTGCGGCGCTTCGTGAAATTTAAAAGCGGCGATCCGAGTGATTATCATCTCGTCGTCAATAACGCGGAGCACGGCATGGACGGTGCCGCGCGTATGATAGTCGCCGGACTCTCGACAATGGGATGCTTGGACTGA
- a CDS encoding tetratricopeptide repeat protein, producing MRTAVPREAVDIYNHALALSSKGDYGTALREYSKAIELYPRFIEAYNNIGEIYSRIGDREHAISTYMHALSIERNHKILLNIGVEYYNRHDYKAALRFFKESLGREPGFLEGNFYLGMTLFNMKDLRSSEAAFARVIAIDWRHLKANYMLSYIYYEWKDYAGTIACLDRIRDVADDRQFVNKYYGFCHYHLGNFSEAIKYLTVALESSPKYAKFRNYLRELTYENKMKEIGDLDGRISEMEEKLMSLKPTIRELSHLSMLYIFKGEYKKAEDLLLSARR from the coding sequence ATGAGAACAGCGGTACCCAGGGAAGCGGTCGACATCTACAACCACGCGCTTGCGCTTTCCAGCAAAGGCGATTACGGAACGGCGCTACGGGAATATTCCAAGGCCATTGAGCTCTACCCGCGCTTCATCGAGGCGTATAACAACATCGGCGAGATATACTCCCGAATAGGCGACAGGGAACATGCCATCTCGACGTATATGCATGCGCTTTCAATCGAACGGAACCATAAAATCCTCCTGAACATAGGCGTGGAGTATTACAACCGGCACGACTACAAGGCGGCGTTGAGGTTTTTTAAGGAGTCGCTCGGCAGGGAGCCGGGTTTTCTGGAGGGCAATTTTTATCTCGGCATGACGCTTTTCAACATGAAAGACCTCCGCTCCTCCGAGGCGGCGTTCGCACGGGTGATCGCAATCGACTGGCGGCACCTCAAGGCAAACTACATGCTGTCGTACATTTACTATGAATGGAAGGACTATGCCGGAACCATCGCGTGTCTGGACCGCATTCGGGACGTCGCCGATGACAGGCAGTTCGTCAACAAGTATTACGGATTCTGCCACTACCATCTCGGAAATTTCAGCGAGGCGATCAAGTACCTCACGGTGGCGCTCGAGTCGAGCCCGAAATACGCGAAGTTCAGGAACTATCTGCGGGAGCTTACCTACGAAAACAAGATGAAGGAAATCGGGGACCTCGACGGGCGCATCAGCGAAATGGAAGAGAAACTGATGAGCTTAAAGCCCACCATACGCGAACTTTCACACCTCAGCATGCTCTACATATTCAAGGGGGAGTACAAGAAGGCCGAAGACCTGCTGCTCTCGGCACGGCGGTAG